In candidate division WOR-3 bacterium, a single window of DNA contains:
- the raiA gene encoding ribosome-associated translation inhibitor RaiA, whose product MNITISARNFTLTDAMTEFAGKKFAKLKRFEHIIIDGNLILEKDKSISMVELILRVKHSTINCKVNTQDIYQGIIDVAKKAERQLQKYEDKFKERKRISAKTKRV is encoded by the coding sequence ATGAATATAACAATATCGGCAAGGAATTTCACATTGACCGATGCAATGACTGAGTTTGCGGGGAAAAAATTTGCAAAATTAAAGAGATTTGAACATATAATAATTGATGGCAATCTTATTCTTGAAAAAGATAAATCAATAAGTATGGTGGAACTTATACTCCGCGTAAAACATTCCACGATTAACTGCAAGGTGAATACTCAAGATATATATCAGGGCATAATTGATGTGGCAAAAAAAGCAGAGAGACAATTGCAGAAATACGAAGATAAATTTAAAGAAAGAAAAAGAATTTCTGCAAAAACAAAAAGGGTATGA
- the pilO gene encoding type 4a pilus biogenesis protein PilO: MNLKEPKTQQAIVFFILLILVLILFFRFPYTSNQNKIKTLEGKRDSLQIKVQEAEAAKARLPELQARIARLEAEWEIAKEMLPQEKEIPKLIQQISNSGTKAGVSFLLFKPSGPVPKDNYSEIPVQIKVACGYHQLGKFLSNIGNLSRIVNVPSIRINPGKDRSTEADLQAITYTVIKRQEVPSGAPRRR, translated from the coding sequence ATGAACTTAAAAGAACCAAAAACCCAACAGGCAATTGTATTTTTTATCCTTTTGATACTGGTGTTAATTCTCTTTTTTAGATTTCCTTATACCTCAAACCAAAATAAGATAAAAACTCTTGAGGGAAAAAGGGATTCACTCCAGATCAAAGTTCAAGAAGCTGAAGCAGCCAAGGCGCGCCTACCTGAACTCCAGGCAAGGATAGCGAGACTTGAAGCGGAATGGGAAATTGCTAAAGAAATGCTTCCTCAGGAAAAGGAAATTCCAAAATTGATCCAGCAGATCTCAAATTCCGGTACAAAGGCGGGTGTAAGTTTCTTACTCTTTAAACCAAGTGGCCCTGTTCCAAAAGACAATTATTCTGAAATTCCGGTTCAGATCAAAGTCGCTTGCGGTTATCATCAACTTGGGAAATTTTTATCCAATATCGGCAATCTATCAAGGATTGTAAACGTTCCATCGATAAGAATTAATCCCGGCAAAGACCGTAGCACTGAAGCCGATTTACAGGCAATAACTTATACTGTTATAAAAAGACAGGAGGTGCCAAGTGGTGCTCCACGCCGTCGGTAG
- the rsmD gene encoding 16S rRNA (guanine(966)-N(2))-methyltransferase RsmD — MRILTGSYKGKILKVSKNGIRPTKAIVRSAIFNILGENINDAFVLDIFAGTGAMGIEALSRGARFCIFIEKNPAALLKNIKALDLNDKIKVIKFDFRPGLKKLRGMAFDIVFIDPPYRTGYLNETLALLCFYNLLKEESIIVVEYSNFYSRSIDNRYEIIKERKYGDTIVSFLKLKRS, encoded by the coding sequence ATGAGAATCCTTACAGGCTCATATAAAGGTAAGATACTCAAGGTTTCAAAAAATGGAATCAGACCGACAAAGGCGATTGTGCGTTCAGCAATATTTAATATCTTGGGAGAAAATATTAATGATGCTTTTGTTCTGGATATATTTGCTGGTACCGGCGCAATGGGGATTGAGGCATTATCAAGAGGTGCCCGCTTTTGTATATTTATAGAAAAAAATCCCGCCGCACTTTTAAAGAATATAAAGGCACTTGACCTTAATGATAAAATAAAAGTGATAAAATTTGATTTTCGCCCGGGATTAAAAAAACTACGCGGTATGGCATTTGATATAGTATTTATTGATCCACCTTACAGAACAGGATATTTAAATGAAACATTGGCACTCTTATGTTTTTATAATCTGCTCAAAGAGGAATCTATTATCGTTGTTGAATATTCTAATTTTTACTCTCGTTCAATTGATAATAGATACGAAATTATTAAAGAAAGAAAATATGGTGATACGATTGTATCTTTTTTAAAATTAAAAAGGAGTTAA
- a CDS encoding thermonuclease family protein: MKNPISLLLLILLFCSNKEKVVEVIDGDTFKTDKGKAVRLLGINAPEMLDPGGDLAKEFLMNMILGKSVVLKKDITEKDDYGRYLYYVYLDGKFVNEEMIRVGLAETRFYPPDTQFKNELQNTEKIAIRNRRGLWAFPVFQIPDTTGVLGKEIISSKTPDEIISYLDANKYYGKIKTVEGTIVLTNNTGKVCFLNFHKDWKRHFTAVIFASDFDKFPKNPEDYYLNRKVRVTGLIKEYNGKPEIILKSPSQIQIVK; this comes from the coding sequence ATGAAAAATCCGATTTCATTACTTCTTTTAATTTTGCTCTTTTGTTCTAATAAAGAAAAGGTTGTTGAAGTAATAGATGGTGATACATTTAAAACAGATAAAGGAAAAGCCGTTCGTCTCTTAGGAATAAATGCGCCCGAAATGCTGGATCCGGGCGGGGATCTGGCTAAAGAATTTTTAATGAATATGATTCTTGGAAAATCTGTGGTGCTGAAAAAAGATATAACAGAAAAAGACGATTATGGTAGATACTTATATTATGTTTATCTTGATGGAAAGTTCGTTAATGAAGAGATGATTCGTGTTGGACTTGCTGAGACGAGATTTTATCCCCCTGATACACAATTTAAAAATGAACTTCAAAATACAGAAAAAATCGCTATCAGGAACAGAAGAGGTTTATGGGCATTTCCTGTGTTTCAAATCCCTGATACAACAGGTGTTTTAGGCAAGGAAATAATTTCATCCAAAACGCCTGATGAAATAATCTCATATCTTGATGCAAATAAATATTATGGAAAGATTAAAACAGTAGAGGGCACAATCGTCCTCACAAACAATACTGGTAAGGTCTGTTTTTTGAATTTTCATAAAGACTGGAAACGCCACTTTACGGCAGTAATATTTGCCAGTGATTTTGATAAATTCCCGAAAAATCCAGAAGATTATTATCTCAATAGAAAAGTAAGAGTGACGGGCCTCATTAAAGAATATAATGGTAAACCCGAAATTATCTTAAAGAGTCCATCTCAGATTCAGATAGTAAAATAA
- a CDS encoding secretin N-terminal domain-containing protein — MRFLLTILSILSLLNGVVIKDVIVKSEGVNTKLIIESDGPFIANAFSLKDPSRMVIDCSGVSSNLTGKNYVINSGGIKDISITGFAGQPDLVRVVAKLNQDYSFLTTTEGNNFVVTLLTGLTAPIPTWQALNAQAAAPVAPEAPPPAVPSSRPPVSITGRPISIDLENADILTVLRALSEYAGVNIVAGKDVKGTVTVRLHNVPWKQALEIILRAAGYAYREDPGVIRVDTAENLDKQDFDLPLISNIYKLEFANPSEMLTKIQAMLSPKGKANVDERTNSVVVTEVEPIHDKIKQLVKLLDTPTPQVEIMAKVVDVDASQSQGLGINWTLKGLESRLLRVDVTSNPTPAIAGYGVFNIGTVPSLAQVSATINILEEKGKANTISAPRVSAVDNKKASILGGQRFGIPTRDMAGNTVIQFYTVGTKLEVTPHINSLEEITMEIHAEVSELDRASALAGRPIITTSEADTRVLVKDGNTVVIGGFIRKKETKSVRGIPILKNIPIIGALFRETTTTYEDRELLIFITPTIIK; from the coding sequence ATGAGATTTTTGTTAACAATTCTCTCAATACTCTCTCTGCTTAATGGTGTAGTTATTAAAGATGTTATTGTGAAATCCGAGGGAGTAAATACGAAATTGATCATTGAATCGGACGGACCATTTATCGCTAATGCTTTCAGCCTCAAAGACCCATCAAGGATGGTTATTGACTGCTCCGGAGTATCCAGCAATCTCACAGGAAAGAATTATGTAATAAATTCTGGTGGTATAAAGGATATTTCAATTACAGGATTTGCCGGGCAGCCAGATTTAGTTCGGGTTGTAGCAAAGTTAAATCAAGATTACTCATTTTTGACTACAACTGAAGGCAACAATTTTGTAGTAACATTGCTAACCGGCTTAACTGCTCCGATACCTACCTGGCAGGCATTAAATGCCCAGGCAGCAGCTCCCGTTGCACCTGAGGCACCACCTCCAGCGGTTCCGAGTTCCAGGCCACCGGTCAGTATAACTGGCAGGCCTATCAGCATTGACCTTGAAAATGCGGATATTCTTACTGTATTAAGGGCACTTTCTGAATATGCGGGTGTAAATATTGTTGCAGGAAAGGATGTAAAGGGGACGGTTACAGTAAGACTCCATAATGTTCCCTGGAAACAGGCACTGGAAATTATCCTTCGTGCTGCTGGCTATGCATATCGTGAGGACCCGGGTGTGATTAGGGTTGATACTGCAGAAAATCTTGATAAACAGGATTTTGATTTGCCGCTAATTTCTAATATTTATAAACTTGAATTTGCCAACCCTTCAGAAATGTTGACTAAGATTCAGGCAATGCTCTCACCAAAAGGTAAGGCAAATGTTGATGAAAGAACGAATTCTGTGGTTGTCACAGAGGTAGAACCCATTCATGATAAAATTAAACAACTTGTAAAATTGCTCGATACACCAACGCCACAGGTGGAAATAATGGCGAAGGTTGTTGATGTAGATGCCTCGCAATCCCAGGGACTCGGTATCAACTGGACATTAAAAGGGCTTGAGAGTAGATTATTGAGGGTTGATGTCACAAGCAATCCCACGCCCGCGATTGCAGGTTACGGTGTATTTAATATTGGAACCGTTCCTTCACTTGCTCAGGTAAGTGCAACAATCAATATCCTCGAAGAAAAGGGAAAGGCAAATACTATCTCTGCACCACGGGTATCAGCAGTTGATAACAAAAAGGCCTCAATCCTTGGTGGACAAAGGTTTGGTATTCCAACAAGGGATATGGCCGGCAATACGGTGATACAATTCTATACCGTGGGTACAAAACTTGAAGTTACTCCCCACATAAATTCTCTGGAAGAAATTACTATGGAGATTCATGCTGAGGTGAGTGAACTTGACCGTGCATCAGCATTGGCAGGCAGACCAATTATTACTACCTCTGAGGCGGACACAAGGGTTCTTGTAAAGGATGGTAATACCGTTGTGATTGGTGGCTTTATTAGAAAGAAAGAGACAAAGAGTGTGCGGGGTATACCGATACTGAAAAACATTCCTATCATAGGGGCGCTATTCCGTGAAACAACAACGACTTATGAAGATAGGGAATTATTGATATTCATTACACCAACGATAATAAAGTAA
- a CDS encoding PTS mannose transporter subunit IIAB, with protein MIKGIIIGHGNFSQALLNTVEKILGKQDMVEVISNESLSCESLTEILKKSINSDNQEKIIFVDLPGGSCAISCLNVLKENKNLKILCGINLPMLLEFFLLREKYNVDELVPILLKKAKDNIITLGGNIEDNR; from the coding sequence ATGATTAAAGGTATTATTATTGGACATGGTAATTTTAGCCAGGCATTACTAAACACGGTTGAAAAGATATTGGGCAAACAGGATATGGTTGAGGTAATTTCAAATGAAAGTTTATCCTGCGAATCACTAACAGAAATCCTGAAGAAATCAATAAATTCCGATAATCAGGAAAAAATAATTTTTGTTGACCTCCCTGGCGGAAGTTGTGCAATCTCATGTTTAAATGTCCTAAAGGAAAATAAAAATTTAAAGATTCTCTGTGGTATAAATTTACCAATGCTTCTTGAATTTTTTTTATTGCGAGAAAAATATAATGTAGATGAGCTAGTTCCAATATTATTAAAGAAGGCAAAGGATAACATTATAACCTTAGGAGGAAATATTGAAGACAATCGGTGA
- the thiE gene encoding thiamine phosphate synthase, which produces MQWQCILDVNLNRLTESLKFIEDYIRFIIKDSSILKKIRNLRNELFLLKKSLPISDLVFYRKSEIDLGRKAKFDSLPRKKDIDLILANFSRAKESARIIEEILRHGNKSLSGFVKKIRFQIYDLEKLVLEKNQKRFNPKLYVIIDEKYIDKMPLYEMLQILQNNGATMIQLRIKNLPDKKFYYYGEKIKKLITNPELKFIINNRIDIALAVNADGVHLGQEDLPLRKAREILGEKFIIGVSAHNLKEALKAQDNGADYLGVGAIFPTKTKQNARICGLDLIRKLKSKINIPIIAIGGINDKNYKKVLKAGADGIAIVSYLFEGSLKKNLQSLIKGA; this is translated from the coding sequence GTGCAGTGGCAGTGTATTCTCGATGTAAATCTTAATCGTCTTACAGAATCACTCAAATTCATTGAAGATTATATTAGGTTTATAATAAAAGATTCTTCTATTCTCAAAAAGATAAGAAATTTGAGAAACGAACTTTTTCTATTAAAAAAATCCTTACCAATAAGTGATTTGGTGTTTTATCGGAAGAGTGAAATTGATTTAGGAAGAAAGGCGAAATTCGATTCACTCCCACGTAAAAAGGATATAGACCTCATATTGGCAAATTTCTCAAGGGCAAAGGAATCTGCCCGCATAATTGAAGAAATATTACGACACGGGAATAAATCGTTGAGCGGGTTTGTTAAAAAAATAAGGTTTCAAATATACGACCTTGAAAAATTGGTTTTGGAAAAGAATCAGAAAAGATTCAACCCGAAATTATATGTAATCATTGATGAAAAATATATTGATAAAATGCCATTATATGAAATGTTGCAAATTCTTCAGAATAATGGCGCGACAATGATTCAATTGCGCATAAAGAATCTGCCGGATAAAAAGTTTTATTATTATGGGGAGAAAATAAAAAAATTAATAACCAACCCTGAGCTGAAATTTATTATCAATAATCGTATTGATATTGCGTTAGCAGTAAATGCTGATGGAGTTCATCTTGGGCAGGAAGATTTACCCCTGAGAAAGGCGAGAGAAATACTGGGTGAAAAGTTTATTATAGGTGTTTCTGCCCATAATTTGAAAGAAGCATTAAAAGCCCAAGATAATGGAGCGGATTATCTGGGCGTTGGTGCTATATTCCCGACTAAAACAAAACAGAATGCGCGGATTTGTGGTCTGGATTTAATCCGGAAACTTAAAAGTAAAATTAATATTCCGATCATTGCTATTGGTGGGATAAATGATAAAAATTATAAAAAGGTTTTAAAGGCCGGCGCCGACGGAATTGCTATTGTATCTTATCTCTTTGAAGGCAGTTTGAAAAAAAATTTACAATCATTAATAAAAGGGGCTTGA
- a CDS encoding sensor domain-containing diguanylate cyclase produces the protein MKRMKNRKISKEKLLKEIAVLKTQLKILQHKIHEYQVLHKAVFEHSPVGITVRLGSGELISYNTAWKRIWNLTKHKIIENEKKCRGWSAKKRYPYLKKYASKVQKIFDKGGEIYIPEIHVVDPKTKFDRWIAQHYYAIKNDQSKVEHVVTITQDITPQKMTLLALQESEEKFRTIVNNVNLGVYRSTAKPPGYLIQVNPAFLNLFGYKSMKQILHIPAEKFYKNPKDRIQFIKELIKNGEVRDRELQMKRKDGSTFWASVYAKAHFDENGYIKWIDGVIEDVTERKQMTATLQALSFTDELTGLYNRRGFMTLAEHQMRIAQRTNKTMLLLFIDMDNLKDINDKFGHPMGDQALIWTTKILKKTFRGSDIIARIGGDEFVVLTLEIQKAKGETFYERLHKSLEVFNQSKQLPFNISLSAGWSYYNPKAPESIKNLLKKADHLMYINKMKKKIKK, from the coding sequence ATGAAGAGAATGAAGAACAGAAAGATTTCCAAAGAGAAATTATTGAAGGAAATTGCGGTTTTAAAAACTCAATTAAAGATTTTACAACATAAAATCCATGAATACCAGGTCTTGCACAAAGCAGTCTTTGAACATTCGCCCGTTGGTATTACTGTGCGTCTGGGTTCGGGCGAACTTATTTCATACAACACGGCATGGAAAAGGATCTGGAATCTTACCAAACACAAGATAATTGAGAATGAAAAAAAATGTAGAGGATGGAGTGCAAAGAAGCGCTACCCCTATTTAAAAAAATATGCATCAAAGGTTCAAAAAATATTTGATAAAGGTGGTGAAATATATATACCGGAAATACATGTTGTTGATCCAAAAACAAAATTTGATAGATGGATTGCCCAGCATTATTATGCAATAAAAAATGACCAGAGCAAAGTTGAGCATGTCGTAACCATCACTCAAGATATCACCCCCCAGAAAATGACACTCTTGGCGCTCCAGGAAAGTGAAGAAAAATTCCGTACAATTGTGAATAACGTAAATCTGGGTGTTTACCGTTCCACTGCTAAGCCACCTGGTTATTTGATTCAAGTTAATCCAGCATTTTTAAATCTATTTGGATATAAATCAATGAAACAGATTTTACATATCCCCGCAGAAAAATTTTATAAAAATCCGAAAGACAGAATCCAGTTTATTAAAGAATTAATCAAAAATGGCGAAGTTCGGGATAGGGAATTACAGATGAAAAGAAAAGACGGCTCAACATTCTGGGCCTCAGTGTATGCCAAGGCACATTTTGATGAAAATGGCTATATAAAATGGATAGACGGTGTTATTGAAGATGTAACCGAACGGAAACAGATGACTGCAACCCTTCAGGCGCTTTCTTTTACCGATGAACTGACAGGCTTATATAATCGTCGGGGATTTATGACCCTCGCTGAACATCAAATGAGAATTGCACAGCGCACGAACAAAACGATGTTATTGTTATTTATAGATATGGACAATTTAAAAGATATAAATGATAAATTTGGGCACCCAATGGGCGACCAGGCACTCATCTGGACAACAAAAATTCTAAAAAAGACATTCCGGGGTTCTGACATCATTGCCCGCATTGGTGGGGATGAATTTGTCGTTTTAACATTGGAAATACAAAAAGCAAAAGGCGAAACCTTCTATGAACGTTTACATAAAAGCCTCGAGGTATTTAATCAATCAAAACAATTACCTTTCAATATCTCACTAAGTGCTGGTTGGTCATATTACAACCCGAAAGCTCCCGAGAGCATTAAAAATCTTTTGAAAAAGGCTGACCATCTAATGTATATTAATAAAATGAAAAAGAAAATAAAAAAATAA
- the hprK gene encoding HPr(Ser) kinase/phosphatase, producing MNKITAKTLYEEKKKDFSFEIITGADHLHKRVITSCDIFRPGLALAGYTGYFLSERIMIIGKTETSYLKTLDKDTKAKRIATIMKLGTPCVIVTKKLKIDEKFIDEANKRKIPILRTPLSTTPFIHSLSTYLDYKLAPTLYLHGTLIDIYGVGVLFLGKPGIGKSECALDLVERGHRLVADDLVKIVRRGEMLIGMGAEKSDKLKHHLEIRGVGIVDIFRVFGVKAVRLRKRIEIVIELVYWEETKGEYERLGLTKKMKKILGVKIPYIRLPLTPGKNVSVITEVVAMNYLLELRGINVAKEYNDELRRVIFKKEVPSVHFDEDIE from the coding sequence ATGAATAAGATTACCGCAAAAACTTTGTATGAAGAGAAGAAAAAAGATTTTTCTTTTGAAATAATCACCGGCGCCGACCATCTTCATAAAAGAGTAATAACGAGTTGTGATATATTTAGACCCGGACTTGCTCTCGCTGGTTACACCGGATATTTTTTAAGTGAAAGGATAATGATAATTGGAAAAACAGAGACATCTTATTTAAAAACACTTGATAAAGATACAAAGGCAAAACGAATTGCCACCATAATGAAACTTGGCACTCCCTGTGTTATTGTAACCAAAAAGCTAAAGATCGATGAAAAATTTATTGATGAAGCAAACAAACGGAAAATCCCAATTTTAAGGACGCCTTTATCAACAACACCTTTTATCCATTCTCTTTCAACATATCTTGATTATAAACTGGCACCAACATTATATTTGCATGGGACATTAATTGATATTTACGGAGTGGGTGTTTTATTTTTGGGCAAACCCGGTATTGGAAAAAGTGAGTGTGCGCTTGATTTAGTAGAAAGAGGACACCGCCTTGTGGCAGATGATCTGGTAAAGATTGTGCGTAGAGGAGAAATGCTTATAGGGATGGGCGCGGAGAAAAGCGATAAACTTAAACATCACCTTGAAATTCGTGGTGTCGGTATCGTTGATATATTTAGAGTATTTGGTGTCAAAGCGGTTCGCCTGCGTAAGCGTATTGAAATAGTAATTGAACTTGTTTACTGGGAAGAAACAAAAGGCGAATATGAAAGGCTTGGATTGACCAAAAAAATGAAAAAAATTCTCGGAGTCAAAATTCCTTATATTAGACTACCATTGACACCTGGTAAAAATGTCTCAGTTATCACCGAAGTTGTTGCTATGAACTATCTCTTAGAATTAAGAGGAATAAATGTTGCTAAGGAATACAATGATGAATTGCGTAGGGTTATTTTTAAAAAGGAAGTCCCCAGTGTTCATTTTGATGAGGATATAGAATGA
- a CDS encoding AMP-binding protein, translating to MKTIGEVFEESVKNHPDKIALKKGNNVYNYSELKDRVLALKQYLYSLGLKPGDRFGVLGENSPEWAISYLGIVRAGLICVPLDAMLGEAELIHILRESGARGVLCSEGHIYKIESIKGELKDLKWLISMKKIKEIPSAKSEKQVEIDPESLAILIFTSGTTGLAKAVMLSHKNIISNLQAIEKAIPVYYTDSFVSIIPMHHTFEATCGFLYPLYRGVSIFYPPSLKPNDLIATFKEAKITCLIAVPLLFEKFLAGVQRKIASASIPTKLIFNTISGVTSIFKFLRKPLFSKIRKEMGLENLRLAVSGGAALSAKVAQGLEMFGIPILQGYGLTEAAPVISVNPMSRPKNNSVGKPLPEVEVKIFEPDENGIGEIIVKGPNVMLGYYKNEEATNEILKDGWLYTGDLGYIDNEGYIHITGRKKSLIVTPTGKNIIPEELEEKLLTSKWIKEVLVVPRIDPETKNEEVCALVYPDYELLEEYSMTHHIHLEFSDIEKIIRDEIRKINEDLPVYKRITKFELREEEFPKTTTQKIKRHMFIERSIRV from the coding sequence TTGAAGACAATCGGTGAGGTCTTTGAGGAATCGGTTAAAAATCATCCAGATAAGATTGCCTTAAAAAAAGGGAATAATGTTTATAACTACTCAGAATTAAAGGATAGGGTTCTGGCACTAAAACAATATTTATATAGCCTTGGGTTGAAACCCGGAGATAGATTTGGTGTTCTCGGCGAGAACAGTCCAGAATGGGCAATCAGCTATCTTGGAATAGTGCGTGCTGGTTTGATCTGTGTTCCACTTGATGCAATGCTTGGTGAAGCAGAATTAATCCATATTTTAAGAGAAAGTGGAGCAAGGGGAGTATTATGTTCGGAAGGACACATTTACAAGATAGAATCAATCAAAGGTGAATTAAAAGATTTAAAATGGTTGATAAGCATGAAAAAAATCAAAGAAATACCTTCTGCTAAAAGTGAAAAACAAGTAGAGATAGATCCTGAATCCCTTGCAATCCTAATCTTTACATCAGGAACAACAGGTCTTGCTAAGGCAGTAATGTTAAGTCATAAAAATATCATTTCAAATTTACAGGCAATAGAGAAAGCAATTCCTGTATATTATACCGACAGTTTTGTATCAATAATTCCTATGCATCACACATTTGAAGCAACCTGTGGATTTTTATACCCCCTTTATCGTGGGGTATCTATATTTTATCCGCCCAGCCTTAAACCGAATGACTTAATCGCCACATTTAAAGAGGCGAAGATAACCTGTTTGATCGCGGTTCCCCTTCTTTTTGAAAAATTTCTTGCCGGTGTTCAGAGAAAAATTGCCAGTGCATCAATTCCTACAAAATTGATATTTAATACCATCAGTGGTGTAACTTCTATTTTTAAATTTCTACGCAAACCTCTTTTCAGTAAAATAAGAAAAGAAATGGGTTTAGAAAATTTGCGCCTTGCAGTCTCTGGCGGGGCAGCATTATCAGCTAAAGTTGCTCAGGGGCTTGAAATGTTTGGTATTCCAATATTACAGGGATATGGTTTGACTGAGGCCGCACCAGTAATATCGGTTAATCCTATGTCAAGGCCCAAAAATAATTCTGTTGGAAAACCATTACCGGAAGTTGAGGTCAAAATTTTTGAGCCGGACGAAAATGGAATTGGCGAGATCATTGTAAAGGGTCCAAATGTAATGCTCGGTTATTACAAAAATGAAGAAGCAACAAATGAAATCTTAAAAGACGGATGGCTTTATACGGGTGACCTTGGTTATATTGACAATGAAGGTTATATACACATCACCGGCAGGAAAAAGAGTCTCATTGTAACTCCAACCGGGAAGAATATTATACCTGAAGAATTAGAAGAAAAATTGCTAACAAGTAAATGGATAAAAGAAGTCCTTGTCGTTCCCAGAATAGACCCCGAAACTAAAAATGAAGAAGTCTGCGCATTGGTATACCCTGATTATGAGTTGTTAGAAGAATATAGTATGACCCATCATATACATTTAGAATTTTCTGATATAGAAAAAATAATCAGAGATGAAATAAGAAAGATTAACGAAGATTTGCCGGTTTACAAACGTATTACAAAATTTGAGCTCCGCGAAGAAGAATTTCCCAAAACCACAACCCAGAAGATAAAAAGGCATATGTTTATTGAACGGAGCATCAGGGTTTAA
- the coaD gene encoding pantetheine-phosphate adenylyltransferase gives MKKAVYAGTFDPITYGHIDVINRATKIFDKIIIGVSARPKKTLFTLDERIKMIKEVFKNNNKVIVKGFSSLLVEFVESVSAKTIIRGIRAVSDFDYEFQLALMNRKLKPQIETLFLMPSENYIFVSSSLVKEIASLGGDVSRLVPPVVIKNLKKKFNIKP, from the coding sequence ATGAAAAAAGCAGTTTATGCTGGCACTTTTGACCCGATAACTTATGGACATATTGATGTAATAAATCGGGCAACAAAAATATTTGACAAAATAATCATTGGGGTTAGTGCCCGTCCTAAAAAGACTCTTTTTACTCTTGACGAAAGAATAAAAATGATAAAAGAGGTGTTCAAAAATAATAACAAAGTCATAGTAAAAGGATTTTCTTCATTACTCGTTGAATTTGTTGAATCAGTTTCAGCAAAAACAATCATTCGTGGTATTCGGGCAGTATCAGACTTTGACTATGAATTCCAACTTGCGTTAATGAACAGAAAATTGAAACCGCAGATTGAAACGCTCTTTCTTATGCCGTCAGAAAATTATATATTTGTTAGTTCATCTCTGGTTAAAGAAATTGCCTCATTGGGCGGTGATGTTTCAAGACTTGTACCACCGGTTGTAATAAAAAATTTGAAGAAAAAATTTAATATTAAACCCTGA
- a CDS encoding ABC transporter ATP-binding protein — MKVIELSNVSFSYNTKNVLQNISLTIENGEFTGIIGPNGAGKSTILRIMAGILKKFSGSIHIMGRDIKTIRQKELARIIGFVPQETHFQHNYSVEDIISMGRYPYLEPFQHFKKDDIEAVEWAIEKSNLTKLRNRLVNSISSGERQMVVICRALAQKPQILLLDEPTSHLDILHQVRIMDLLKDLNQNGMTVVIVNHDLNLSSQFCRKLILLHRGNIYKIGTPEMIIDKKLVMDVYGVETEIIIHPEKKVPQIFLK, encoded by the coding sequence ATGAAGGTAATTGAATTATCAAATGTGAGTTTTTCATATAATACAAAAAATGTCTTACAGAATATAAGTTTAACTATTGAAAATGGGGAATTTACTGGGATTATTGGACCCAATGGTGCAGGTAAATCAACGATTTTAAGAATAATGGCAGGCATTCTGAAGAAATTCAGCGGCAGTATTCATATAATGGGGAGGGATATAAAAACAATCAGGCAGAAAGAATTAGCGCGAATAATTGGATTTGTTCCCCAGGAGACACATTTTCAACATAATTATTCGGTTGAGGACATTATTTCAATGGGGAGGTACCCTTATCTTGAACCTTTTCAACATTTTAAAAAAGATGATATTGAAGCAGTAGAATGGGCAATTGAAAAATCTAATTTAACTAAATTACGAAATAGACTGGTGAATTCCATTTCCTCCGGCGAAAGGCAAATGGTCGTTATCTGCCGTGCGCTTGCTCAGAAACCTCAAATCCTTTTGCTTGATGAACCAACAAGCCACCTTGATATTCTACATCAGGTTAGGATAATGGACTTGTTAAAGGATTTAAACCAAAATGGAATGACGGTTGTTATTGTAAATCACGACCTCAATTTATCCAGCCAATTTTGTAGAAAACTAATTCTTTTACACAGAGGCAATATTTACAAAATTGGCACACCGGAAATGATAATTGATAAAAAGTTAGTTATGGATGTTTACGGCGTTGAAACAGAAATAATCATTCACCCCGAGAAAAAAGTACCTCAGATTTTTTTGAAATAA